From a single Pseudomonadota bacterium genomic region:
- a CDS encoding sodium:proton antiporter, with translation MNILELSALLLTLAATFAYLNHRVVGLPMTIGVMLLAMCTSLILVLAGNFGLQAQLGEARDIVRGIDFDQALMDGMLSFLLFAGALHVKLEELARYRWLVGILASLGVVFTTFVVGTGAWLLFGLLGIELPWIYGLLFGALIAPTDPVAVLAVLKSAGVSKAIETKIAGESLFNDGVAVVVFIAVSGIAVQGDEASALHIAELFVHEALGGAALGLALGWVVYRLLAPIDNYQVEILLTLALVAGGYTLAHSLHLSGPIAMVVAGLLIGNRGRAFAMSEQTRLRLDDFWELIDEILNAVLFLIIGLEVLAITFGGRELAAGVLVIPLVLIARWLSVLGPVQLLRARQEFPPNVVRMMTWGGIRGGISVALALSLPPSAEREILVAVAYCVVVFSILVQGTTMKRLAEATREA, from the coding sequence ATGAACATCCTCGAACTGAGCGCCCTGCTCCTAACGCTGGCGGCGACTTTCGCCTACCTGAACCATCGCGTGGTCGGTCTGCCGATGACCATCGGCGTGATGCTCCTCGCCATGTGCACCTCCCTTATCCTGGTGCTCGCCGGCAACTTCGGCCTTCAGGCCCAGCTCGGCGAGGCACGCGACATCGTGCGCGGCATCGACTTCGACCAGGCGCTGATGGACGGCATGCTGAGCTTCCTGCTGTTCGCCGGCGCCCTGCACGTGAAGCTCGAGGAACTGGCCCGCTACCGCTGGTTGGTGGGGATCCTGGCGAGCCTCGGGGTGGTCTTCACCACGTTCGTGGTGGGCACGGGCGCGTGGTTGCTCTTCGGCCTGCTCGGCATCGAGCTGCCCTGGATATACGGCCTGCTCTTCGGCGCCCTGATCGCACCGACCGATCCCGTCGCGGTGCTAGCGGTGCTCAAATCCGCCGGCGTCTCCAAAGCGATCGAGACCAAGATCGCGGGTGAGAGCCTATTCAACGACGGTGTCGCGGTGGTTGTCTTCATCGCCGTCAGCGGCATCGCCGTGCAGGGCGATGAGGCGAGCGCTCTGCACATCGCGGAGCTCTTCGTGCACGAAGCGCTGGGCGGCGCCGCGCTCGGCCTTGCCCTCGGCTGGGTCGTCTACCGCTTGCTCGCCCCCATCGACAACTACCAGGTGGAGATCCTGCTCACCCTAGCCCTTGTGGCTGGTGGCTACACGCTCGCTCACTCCCTTCACCTATCGGGCCCAATCGCTATGGTGGTGGCTGGCTTGCTGATCGGCAATCGCGGGCGCGCCTTCGCCATGTCCGAGCAGACCCGACTGCGCCTGGACGATTTCTGGGAGCTTATCGACGAAATACTGAACGCCGTGCTGTTCCTGATCATCGGCTTGGAGGTGCTAGCGATCACCTTCGGCGGGCGCGAGCTGGCCGCTGGCGTGCTGGTCATTCCACTGGTGCTCATCGCGCGCTGGCTCAGCGTACTCGGGCCCGTGCAGCTCCTGCGAGCCCGTCAGGAGTTCCCGCCGAACGTGGTGCGAATGATGACCTGGGGAGGCATCCGCGGCGGCATCTCGGTGGCCCTGGCACTCTCCCTTCCGCCAAGTGCCGAGCGCGAAATCCTGGTGGCAGTAGCCTACTGCGTCGTGGTGTTCTCCATCCTGGTGCAGGGAACGACGATGAAGCGTCTCGCAGAGGCCACCCGCGAGGCGTAA
- a CDS encoding tryptophan halogenase family protein, whose product MGKLTKKVVIVGGGTAGWMSAALFSRVLGQQVEVELVESDAIGIIGVGEATIPPIQHVNAVLGLDEAEFLRETKASIKLAIRFENWRVPGEQYYHTFGAPGRSQAFCHFHHFWTRAEKAGQHSNLWDYDLNYLCCEAGKFAKLQVSDAMFELPYAYHFDSSLYGQYLRRYSEGRGVTRTEGLIRAVDLDPENGHVNRLHLDNGKQVDGDFFIDCSGGRGLLIQQHLGVGFEDWGHWLPCDRALAVPSKRFQETAPYTRSIAHGAGWQWRIPLQHRNGNGLVYSSRHYSDDEAAALLMGNLDSEALEDEPRLIRFRTGRARKQWHRNVVAIGLSSGFLEPLESTSIYLIQSAIVRLVKMFPHAGVLPTMVDEYNRQSQVEFEYIRDFIILHYHVNGRHDTQFWRDLREMEVPHRLREKIDVFRESGALFPDNMDIFLEPSWLQVLLGQGVMPQDFHPLAGSLTDAQLREKMTTMARVKREPLARMPSHDGFLDMFCAANT is encoded by the coding sequence ATGGGAAAGCTAACGAAGAAGGTAGTCATCGTCGGCGGTGGCACGGCCGGCTGGATGTCCGCGGCGTTGTTCAGCCGCGTGCTGGGGCAGCAGGTGGAGGTCGAGCTGGTCGAGTCCGACGCGATTGGCATCATCGGTGTCGGCGAGGCGACGATTCCGCCTATTCAGCATGTCAATGCGGTGCTTGGCCTCGACGAGGCGGAGTTCCTGCGCGAGACCAAGGCCAGCATCAAGCTCGCTATCCGCTTTGAAAATTGGCGAGTGCCAGGTGAGCAGTACTACCACACCTTCGGCGCCCCTGGGCGCAGCCAAGCCTTCTGCCACTTCCACCATTTCTGGACGCGCGCAGAGAAGGCGGGGCAACACAGCAACCTCTGGGACTACGATCTCAACTATCTTTGCTGTGAGGCGGGTAAGTTCGCCAAGCTGCAGGTCAGCGACGCCATGTTCGAGCTGCCCTACGCCTATCATTTCGATTCGTCTCTCTACGGCCAGTACCTGCGCCGCTACAGCGAGGGGCGGGGCGTCACGCGCACGGAAGGGTTGATCCGCGCGGTCGATCTCGATCCCGAGAACGGCCACGTCAACCGCCTGCACCTGGACAACGGCAAACAGGTGGACGGTGATTTCTTCATCGATTGCTCCGGCGGCCGTGGCTTGCTGATTCAGCAACACTTGGGTGTGGGCTTCGAGGACTGGGGGCACTGGCTACCTTGCGACCGTGCCCTCGCCGTGCCGTCGAAGCGCTTCCAGGAGACAGCCCCGTACACTCGCTCCATTGCCCACGGCGCCGGCTGGCAATGGCGAATTCCGCTGCAGCATCGTAATGGCAACGGCCTGGTCTACAGCAGTCGCCACTACAGCGACGACGAGGCCGCAGCGCTGCTGATGGGCAACCTCGATAGCGAAGCGCTCGAGGATGAGCCGCGCCTGATTCGCTTCCGCACCGGGCGCGCCCGCAAGCAATGGCACCGCAATGTGGTGGCCATCGGGCTCTCGAGCGGGTTCCTGGAGCCGCTTGAGTCCACCAGCATCTACCTGATTCAGTCGGCGATTGTGCGCCTGGTTAAGATGTTCCCCCACGCCGGAGTGCTGCCTACGATGGTGGATGAGTACAACCGCCAGTCTCAGGTCGAGTTTGAGTACATCCGCGACTTCATCATACTCCACTACCATGTAAACGGCCGGCACGACACGCAGTTCTGGCGTGATCTGCGGGAGATGGAGGTGCCCCACCGCCTGCGCGAGAAGATCGACGTGTTTCGCGAGAGCGGCGCCTTGTTCCCGGACAATATGGATATCTTCCTGGAGCCCTCATGGCTGCAGGTATTGTTAGGCCAAGGGGTCATGCCGCAGGACTTCCATCCCCTGGCTGGCTCGCTCACCGACGCCCAGCTGCGCGAGAAGATGACCACCATGGCGCGGGTCAAGCGCGAGCCCCTGGCTCGCATGCCTAGCCACGACGGTTTCCTCGATATGTTCTGTGCGGCGAATACCTAG
- a CDS encoding LacI family DNA-binding transcriptional regulator, with protein MSSRVHKTTSLDIAHAAGVSQATVSRALRGSPLVRPETRERILQAAQELNYSVDRNAAGLRTGRSGTLALLLFEDPTSDDSQINPFFLSMLGSITRAAAACSYDVLVSFQQLNHFTPAYEASNRADGIILLGYGDYLNYGEKLKALVDADAHFIIWGPPVEGRPGHSLSCDNYDGAMQAVRHLVALGRRSIAFIGGASPGSPEFRDRYRGYRAVLEEAGMNPDPRLFEEAISQERDGYHAAQRLLASGAHFDAIFAASDLIAIGAMSALHDARIDVPQEVSVIGFDDLPAAAYVYPGLTTVRQDTAQAGERLVHNLLKLIEGEPTHSAQLPMELIVRKSCGALKRR; from the coding sequence TTGAGCAGCAGGGTGCACAAGACGACATCGCTGGATATCGCCCACGCCGCGGGCGTCTCCCAGGCCACGGTCTCGCGCGCACTCCGCGGCAGCCCGCTGGTGCGCCCGGAGACCCGTGAGCGCATCCTCCAGGCCGCCCAGGAGCTCAACTACAGCGTCGATCGAAACGCGGCTGGCCTTAGGACCGGGCGCAGCGGGACCCTCGCACTGCTGCTCTTCGAGGACCCGACGAGCGACGACTCGCAGATCAACCCCTTCTTCCTCTCGATGCTCGGCAGCATCACCCGGGCCGCGGCCGCCTGCAGCTACGACGTGCTGGTGTCCTTTCAGCAGCTCAACCACTTCACGCCCGCCTACGAGGCGAGCAATCGCGCCGACGGCATCATCCTGCTCGGCTATGGCGATTACCTGAACTATGGGGAGAAGCTGAAGGCGCTGGTGGACGCAGACGCCCACTTCATTATCTGGGGGCCACCGGTAGAGGGCCGCCCAGGCCATTCGCTGAGCTGCGACAACTACGACGGCGCCATGCAGGCCGTGCGCCACCTGGTGGCCCTCGGACGGCGTAGCATCGCCTTCATCGGGGGCGCGTCGCCGGGCAGTCCCGAGTTCCGCGATCGCTACCGGGGCTACCGCGCCGTGTTGGAAGAAGCCGGCATGAACCCGGACCCTCGCCTGTTCGAGGAGGCGATCAGCCAGGAGCGCGACGGCTACCACGCGGCGCAGCGCTTGCTCGCGAGCGGCGCCCACTTCGATGCGATTTTCGCCGCCAGTGATCTGATCGCCATCGGCGCCATGAGCGCCCTGCACGACGCCCGGATAGATGTACCGCAAGAGGTGAGCGTGATCGGCTTCGACGATCTGCCCGCCGCCGCCTACGTGTACCCCGGTCTCACCACCGTGCGCCAGGACACGGCCCAGGCGGGTGAGCGCCTCGTGCACAACCTGCTGAAGCTGATCGAGGGCGAGCCTACCCACAGCGCCCAGCTGCCCATGGAGCTGATCGTGCGCAAGTCCTGCGGTGCCTTGAAGCGTCGCTGA
- a CDS encoding TonB-dependent receptor, translating into MSLAVAAALYGGAMIAPAAMAQDSSASGAQDDSMMEEVLVTGTRGRLMRAQSLKQDSTTIVEALTVDDIGQLPDTSIAESLARLTGLAGERRNGRTSGISVRGFREDYVGTTLNGRELLGIGDNRGVEFDLYPSEILSGALIYKSMESSLYVQGIGGVVDLRTTKPLEAASYLTTNLSYEQNGQSSANPDFDDNGYRLALGFSDRFADDTVGLAFAVTHTESPSQEEHFRGWGYPTVDPANAGDGVSLTGDETVVGGHDSFARSASLERTAATAVLQFEPSEKVTATFDALYIDFQEDEVFRGVEEGGAVWGTGDYTITGVENGFVTSGDIDGGFLSVIRNDAERTRGELTTFGANLEFRPNDNWVLGVDASYGETEKRITNIESYSGVGRAGLDTQGDPTVRSFQSGPDGTVYSGESVDLTDFNMIRLAGPQSWGGALAPVDAFAPNDVFPDIGPSQAQDGFVNEPIFDEDLTAIAFNGQRYFEGAFVDRLGFGLRYSDRSKSKDNDGFFLTAPTFPEDALIPEDVRAGATDLSFIGIPGVVAYDALALFDSGFYTLTDASALETGRLGDTYTVNEELLQFYTQLDFRHDFAAFGISGNAGVQVVNTDQQATGFSTQTGPDLFVQATPVEGGDDYTDVLPSFNLNFDFNNGHKVRLAASKTLSRPRMDDMRPNTTVSFNFNASNVAATDPAGGPWSGNAGNPALRPLEANNVDLAYEWYFADDGFLSVGFFYKDLLNWHRNGAFLADFSQFFIPGYHQATDDDGNIITPATFDGVVTFREDGLEGDVRGYEFQANVPFHIFHEALDGFGVALGVAIASGGLEDGGRVPGLSDENYQLTAFYEKAGFEIRVSGRRRTDFLTEARGLSLALTPLTDQGAELWDAQIAYDFGAGGFDRLSGLRVALQGQNLTNEVTTLTNDDTREVLQFQTFGATYLLRVNYQFR; encoded by the coding sequence TTGTCGTTGGCCGTTGCAGCCGCGCTGTACGGCGGCGCGATGATCGCGCCGGCGGCCATGGCTCAGGACAGCAGCGCCAGCGGCGCGCAAGACGATTCGATGATGGAAGAGGTGCTGGTGACGGGCACCCGGGGACGCCTGATGCGTGCCCAGTCCTTGAAGCAGGACAGCACCACTATCGTCGAGGCGCTCACAGTCGACGACATCGGTCAGTTACCCGATACAAGTATCGCGGAATCGTTGGCGCGCCTTACGGGTCTAGCAGGTGAGCGTCGTAACGGGCGCACCTCCGGCATCTCCGTGCGCGGGTTCCGAGAGGATTACGTGGGCACGACGCTCAACGGGCGAGAATTGCTTGGTATTGGCGACAATCGCGGTGTTGAGTTTGATCTGTACCCGTCGGAGATCCTGAGCGGTGCACTGATCTACAAGTCCATGGAGTCGAGCCTGTACGTGCAGGGGATCGGCGGCGTGGTCGACCTGCGTACGACCAAGCCGCTCGAGGCAGCGTCGTACCTGACGACCAACCTGTCATACGAGCAGAACGGTCAGTCATCTGCCAACCCGGACTTCGATGACAACGGCTACCGGCTCGCCCTCGGCTTTTCCGATCGCTTCGCCGACGACACGGTGGGCCTTGCCTTCGCCGTGACTCATACGGAGTCGCCGAGTCAGGAAGAACACTTCCGCGGTTGGGGCTACCCCACTGTGGATCCGGCCAACGCCGGCGACGGCGTCAGTCTCACGGGCGATGAGACGGTGGTGGGCGGACATGACTCCTTCGCGCGCTCAGCGAGCCTCGAACGGACCGCCGCCACGGCCGTCCTTCAGTTCGAGCCGTCGGAGAAAGTCACTGCAACTTTCGATGCTCTTTACATTGATTTTCAGGAGGACGAAGTCTTCCGCGGCGTGGAGGAAGGCGGCGCTGTTTGGGGCACCGGCGACTACACGATCACCGGCGTCGAAAACGGCTTCGTCACCAGCGGTGATATCGACGGCGGTTTCCTCTCTGTTATCCGTAACGACGCGGAGCGGACCCGCGGAGAGCTCACCACCTTCGGCGCCAACCTCGAGTTCCGCCCGAACGACAACTGGGTGCTGGGCGTTGACGCGTCCTACGGCGAGACCGAGAAGCGCATCACCAACATCGAGAGTTACTCGGGCGTGGGCCGCGCTGGCCTGGACACGCAGGGCGATCCCACGGTGCGCAGCTTCCAGTCCGGTCCCGACGGCACGGTCTACAGCGGCGAGAGTGTGGACCTCACGGACTTCAACATGATCCGCTTAGCCGGTCCTCAGTCCTGGGGTGGTGCCCTGGCGCCGGTCGATGCCTTCGCGCCCAACGATGTGTTCCCCGACATCGGTCCTTCCCAGGCGCAGGACGGTTTCGTCAATGAGCCGATCTTCGATGAGGACCTGACGGCGATCGCCTTCAACGGTCAGCGCTACTTCGAGGGCGCCTTCGTGGATCGCTTGGGCTTCGGTTTGCGCTACTCCGACCGCAGCAAGTCGAAGGACAACGACGGCTTCTTCCTGACCGCACCTACCTTCCCCGAGGATGCGTTGATCCCCGAGGACGTGCGCGCGGGCGCGACGGACCTGAGTTTCATCGGCATCCCCGGGGTGGTGGCCTACGATGCTCTAGCCCTGTTCGACAGCGGCTTCTACACGCTGACGGACGCCTCTGCCTTGGAGACGGGCCGCCTTGGTGACACTTACACGGTGAACGAGGAGCTGCTGCAGTTCTACACTCAGCTCGACTTCCGCCATGACTTCGCCGCCTTCGGCATCAGCGGTAACGCCGGTGTGCAGGTGGTGAACACGGATCAACAGGCAACGGGCTTCTCTACTCAGACGGGCCCGGATCTGTTCGTACAGGCCACACCCGTAGAGGGCGGTGACGACTACACGGATGTCCTGCCGAGCTTCAACTTGAACTTCGACTTCAACAACGGTCACAAGGTGCGTCTGGCCGCGTCGAAGACCCTGAGCCGCCCGCGCATGGACGACATGCGGCCCAACACGACGGTGTCGTTCAACTTCAATGCGTCCAATGTCGCCGCGACCGACCCCGCCGGCGGCCCCTGGAGCGGTAACGCCGGCAACCCAGCCCTACGTCCGCTCGAGGCTAACAACGTCGATCTGGCCTACGAGTGGTACTTCGCCGACGACGGCTTCCTCTCGGTTGGGTTCTTCTACAAGGACCTCCTCAACTGGCATCGCAACGGCGCCTTCCTCGCGGACTTCAGTCAGTTCTTCATCCCGGGCTACCACCAGGCCACGGATGATGACGGCAACATCATCACCCCCGCCACCTTCGACGGCGTGGTCACCTTCCGTGAGGACGGTCTCGAGGGCGATGTGCGCGGCTACGAGTTCCAAGCGAACGTGCCCTTCCACATCTTCCACGAGGCGTTGGATGGCTTCGGTGTTGCCCTCGGCGTCGCGATTGCCAGCGGCGGACTGGAAGACGGTGGGCGAGTCCCCGGACTCTCCGATGAGAACTACCAGCTGACGGCCTTTTACGAGAAGGCGGGCTTCGAGATCCGCGTCTCTGGCCGTCGGCGAACGGATTTTCTAACGGAGGCCCGCGGCTTGAGCCTGGCCCTGACCCCCCTGACGGACCAAGGTGCTGAGCTGTGGGACGCGCAGATTGCATACGACTTCGGAGCCGGCGGTTTCGATCGTCTGTCCGGTCTGCGTGTAGCCTTGCAGGGGCAGAACCTCACCAACGAGGTCACCACCCTCACTAACGACGACACGCGTGAGGTGCTGCAATTCCAGACCTTTGGGGCGACCTATCTCTTGCGCGTGAATTACCAGTTCCGGTAG
- a CDS encoding tryptophan halogenase family protein — MKPKRIVILGGGTAGWMAANLFARAWPSHEVRVSLVESPQIGTVGVGEGSTPTLKRFFEMIDVPEAQWMPRCNATYKVSIAFEGWSPKSGLARYAHPFVSQIDTLSQNTFMGNCRRRRFGLDVHTDPGDFFLNGVLAQARKGPQAAQTFPFVMDYGYHFDAGKLGAFLAQTAVGRGVQHLQRRVVSVEQDDAGDLAALIAEGEERIEADFFVDCSGFASVLIEKTLGVRFESFADNLFNDAAVVLPTPVEERALPVETVSVALSNGWCWRIPLTHRFGNGYVYSSRYLDSDAAERELRDFLGLTESSEEARHLRMRVGQREHHWYRNCLSLGLSQGFIEPLEATALLLTQISVELFIHHFKKGAFEREDRDAFNRLVHQRFERVRDYIVAHYKLNTREDSAYWRDNRDNMVLSKSLRQLLDVWYRRGDLTQEVQRQKLESHFGSLSWHCLLSGYGAYPELSKEQPDANDLYREAGVAHMLRGCALNFREHRENLSVLRESTKVRA; from the coding sequence GTGAAGCCTAAGCGTATTGTTATCCTGGGAGGAGGCACGGCGGGATGGATGGCCGCCAACCTCTTCGCCCGGGCGTGGCCGTCGCACGAAGTACGGGTCAGTCTCGTCGAGTCGCCGCAGATTGGCACCGTGGGGGTTGGGGAGGGGTCCACCCCCACCCTCAAGCGTTTCTTCGAGATGATCGACGTGCCGGAGGCGCAGTGGATGCCCCGGTGCAACGCCACCTACAAGGTGAGCATCGCCTTCGAGGGGTGGAGCCCGAAGTCTGGCCTTGCCCGCTACGCCCATCCCTTCGTCTCGCAGATTGACACGCTCTCCCAGAACACCTTCATGGGCAACTGTCGCCGCCGTCGCTTCGGCCTTGATGTCCACACCGATCCGGGCGACTTCTTTCTGAACGGCGTATTGGCCCAGGCACGCAAGGGGCCCCAAGCAGCGCAGACCTTCCCGTTTGTCATGGACTACGGCTATCACTTCGACGCCGGCAAGCTGGGCGCTTTCCTGGCGCAGACTGCCGTAGGCCGTGGCGTACAGCACCTGCAACGGCGCGTTGTGTCCGTGGAACAGGATGACGCCGGAGATCTCGCCGCCCTTATCGCGGAGGGCGAGGAGCGCATCGAGGCGGATTTCTTCGTCGATTGCTCGGGCTTTGCCTCAGTGCTGATCGAGAAGACCTTGGGTGTACGTTTTGAGAGTTTCGCTGACAACCTCTTCAACGACGCGGCGGTGGTGTTGCCGACGCCGGTGGAGGAGAGGGCATTGCCGGTGGAGACCGTCTCAGTCGCCCTGTCCAACGGTTGGTGCTGGCGTATCCCGCTTACGCACCGCTTCGGAAATGGCTACGTCTACAGCTCTCGCTACCTGGATTCCGATGCGGCGGAACGCGAGCTACGCGATTTCTTGGGGTTGACGGAAAGCTCGGAGGAGGCGCGACATCTGCGGATGCGCGTGGGGCAGCGCGAACACCATTGGTATCGCAACTGCCTGAGCCTTGGACTCTCCCAGGGCTTCATCGAGCCGCTCGAGGCCACGGCCCTGCTGCTTACGCAGATTAGCGTGGAGCTGTTTATTCACCACTTCAAGAAGGGGGCCTTCGAGCGTGAGGACCGTGATGCGTTCAATCGCCTTGTCCACCAGCGCTTCGAGCGCGTGCGCGATTACATCGTGGCTCACTACAAGTTGAACACCCGCGAGGACTCCGCCTACTGGCGTGACAATCGTGACAACATGGTGCTCTCCAAGTCCCTCCGTCAGCTGCTCGATGTGTGGTACCGCCGAGGCGATCTCACGCAGGAAGTGCAGCGCCAGAAGCTCGAATCTCACTTCGGCAGCCTGTCGTGGCATTGCCTCCTATCGGGCTACGGTGCCTATCCTGAGCTCTCCAAGGAACAGCCCGACGCCAACGATCTCTATCGGGAGGCCGGCGTGGCCCACATGCTTCGCGGTTGTGCCCTCAACTTTCGCGAGCATCGAGAAAACCTGAGCGTGCTCCGCGAGAGCACGAAGGTCCGCGCCTGA
- a CDS encoding DUF6445 family protein, protein MASVPRGGADPVTIAVNPLAKIEILEIGDGRRCAIVDEFLADPASLVRYSQAHASEFRIRPHTYPGPGRVVGAPCMEQIQRFIRSQLSRHFPFHRSAIKLTAGLSMVTLRPEQLSNFQRICHIDPRHAQDRRTFAGLVYLFDNAALGGTAFYRWKRQAIAFEAMARELRDPQAAHRYLQANSAYYREAPRYMTQSNDIAELMEVVPAKWNRFVFYDGEYPHSGHITRPDLLTQDFSTGRLSLNLFASVRPTPADTAPHEGATPRGDARRLRFD, encoded by the coding sequence ATGGCGAGCGTGCCGCGTGGGGGCGCGGATCCGGTCACGATTGCGGTTAACCCACTAGCCAAGATCGAGATTCTAGAGATCGGTGACGGCCGACGCTGTGCAATCGTCGATGAATTTCTCGCGGACCCAGCTTCCTTGGTGCGCTACTCGCAAGCGCACGCCAGCGAGTTTCGTATCCGCCCTCACACCTACCCCGGGCCGGGACGCGTGGTTGGAGCGCCGTGCATGGAGCAGATCCAACGCTTCATTCGCAGCCAACTCTCGCGTCACTTTCCCTTCCACCGCAGCGCCATCAAGCTTACGGCCGGGCTGTCCATGGTGACGCTTCGTCCGGAGCAGCTGTCGAACTTCCAGCGCATCTGCCACATCGATCCGCGCCATGCGCAAGATCGACGTACCTTTGCAGGCTTAGTTTACCTGTTCGATAACGCGGCGCTTGGCGGCACGGCCTTCTACCGTTGGAAGCGACAGGCGATTGCCTTCGAGGCGATGGCGAGGGAGCTACGGGATCCGCAGGCGGCGCACCGCTACCTGCAGGCAAACTCGGCCTACTATCGTGAGGCGCCCCGTTACATGACACAAAGCAACGACATTGCCGAGCTCATGGAGGTGGTGCCGGCGAAGTGGAACCGCTTCGTGTTCTACGACGGCGAATACCCTCACTCGGGGCATATCACCCGACCGGACCTTCTGACGCAGGACTTCTCCACCGGTCGCCTCTCGCTCAACCTTTTTGCCAGTGTCAGGCCCACACCGGCCGACACGGCGCCGCATGAGGGCGCTACCCCCCGCGGCGACGCTCGTAGGCTTCGATTTGATTGA
- a CDS encoding diguanylate cyclase, producing MPAAPPIPNNDAARVTALHELQLLDTRADERFDRVTRIASDLLEAPITLVSLVDDDRQWFKSRQGLTVTETPRPVAFAAHTICHKGPLVVPDVLADDRFADNPWVSGTPKVRFYAGVPLKTATGMPFGSLCVYDHAPRKLDQNAIERLLDLGGILDHVVRTDRAAIEDPITSLPNQRGFEHTGEGLLRRCARQRLPASMAVLQVKGARELKRDFGNAAFERTLLGFAEAMQEVFRERDLLAHLGGGRFVALVANCTDGEASRALTRLRMNLRAQQGRADGAPVAFDFGVTTVRAGQPLALDAMMRAAQPAKAA from the coding sequence ATGCCCGCCGCGCCACCGATCCCCAACAACGATGCCGCCCGCGTCACCGCCCTGCACGAGCTCCAGCTGCTGGATACGCGCGCGGACGAGCGTTTCGACCGCGTCACCCGTATCGCGAGCGATCTGCTCGAAGCACCAATCACCTTAGTGAGCCTGGTCGATGACGATCGCCAGTGGTTTAAGTCGCGCCAAGGGCTTACGGTTACCGAGACGCCCCGCCCGGTCGCCTTTGCCGCCCACACGATCTGCCACAAGGGCCCCCTGGTCGTCCCCGACGTCTTGGCGGACGATCGCTTCGCGGACAACCCCTGGGTGAGCGGCACGCCGAAGGTACGTTTCTACGCCGGTGTGCCTCTGAAGACCGCCACCGGGATGCCCTTCGGCAGCCTCTGCGTGTACGACCATGCCCCGCGCAAGCTCGATCAGAATGCCATCGAGCGCCTGTTAGATCTCGGCGGAATTCTTGATCACGTCGTGCGCACCGATCGCGCTGCCATCGAGGATCCGATCACCTCCCTGCCCAACCAGCGCGGCTTCGAGCATACGGGCGAAGGGCTGCTTCGGCGCTGCGCGCGCCAGCGTCTGCCAGCGTCGATGGCGGTGCTGCAGGTGAAGGGCGCACGCGAGCTCAAGCGCGACTTCGGCAACGCCGCCTTCGAGCGCACCTTGCTCGGCTTTGCAGAGGCGATGCAGGAGGTCTTTCGCGAACGCGACCTGCTGGCCCACTTGGGCGGCGGACGCTTCGTCGCCCTCGTCGCCAACTGCACCGATGGCGAAGCCAGCCGCGCGTTGACTCGCCTTCGCATGAACCTACGCGCGCAACAGGGGCGGGCCGATGGCGCGCCAGTTGCCTTCGACTTCGGTGTCACTACCGTTCGTGCCGGTCAGCCACTGGCGCTCGATGCAATGATGCGCGCGGCGCAGCCCGCCAAGGCAGCCTGA